A window of Rufibacter sp. LB8 contains these coding sequences:
- a CDS encoding DUF4919 domain-containing protein has product MKRSLLVLAWLCLFSGKSMAQNVSSIDLTKVYQAIEDKDSPFYYPPLLQRYLANDTMLTLFDYHHLYYGFTKQPHYKPIAGPGELAALQLIEQGKLEEARQLLLTEYQKAPFSLSILFRLGSLADMQEKSAEARLWLLKFDGLLRTIIDSGDGRSEETAWVVISAQDEVPVMGILGLEAVEQGLVKSKYDVQTLTTPNNLESDKLYFNLEVPINHLSNHYKKEQTAADKPDRLKRVRKSKAIGSNQ; this is encoded by the coding sequence ATGAAACGTTCTTTACTAGTGCTCGCCTGGCTGTGCCTATTCTCTGGAAAAAGCATGGCCCAAAACGTCTCCAGCATTGACCTTACCAAGGTGTACCAGGCCATTGAAGACAAAGACTCGCCGTTCTATTACCCGCCTTTGCTGCAGCGCTACCTGGCCAATGACACCATGCTCACGCTCTTTGACTACCACCACCTGTACTATGGTTTTACCAAGCAGCCCCACTACAAACCCATTGCCGGCCCCGGCGAACTGGCTGCCCTGCAACTCATAGAACAAGGAAAACTGGAGGAAGCCCGCCAACTGCTGCTCACCGAATACCAGAAAGCGCCGTTCAGCCTGAGCATCTTGTTCCGGTTGGGCAGCCTGGCCGACATGCAGGAGAAATCTGCCGAAGCCCGCCTCTGGCTCCTGAAATTTGACGGCCTGTTGCGCACCATTATTGACAGCGGTGACGGGCGTTCTGAGGAAACCGCCTGGGTGGTTATCTCGGCGCAAGATGAAGTGCCCGTAATGGGAATTCTGGGTTTGGAGGCTGTGGAGCAAGGTCTGGTGAAAAGCAAGTATGACGTGCAGACCCTCACCACGCCCAACAACCTGGAATCAGACAAACTCTATTTCAACCTGGAGGTGCCTATCAACCACCTGTCTAACCACTACAAAAAGGAACAGACCGCCGCAGACAAACCAGACCGCCTCAAGCGCGTGCGAAAGTCAAAAGCCATAGGCTCTAATCAGTAA